Part of the bacterium genome, CACATGAAGGCCTTCATGTCCCACCCGCTCAGCGTCATGCGCCACTTCTGCGGCGAGGCGACCCATGTGCAGGCCTTCATGAACCGGCCCGGCTTCCGCCGCAGCGCCGGCGACTCGCTGCTGTCCACCTGCAGCATCCACCTGCGCTATGCCAATGACGCCGTCGGCTACCTGCTGAGCCAGCGCGGCGACTGCACCTATGGCCTGGGCGGCTGGTGGAGCTGCGAAGTCGCGGGCACCAAGGGCACGTTCTGCATCGAGAACTGCGTCGAGAAGGTCACCTACTGGAAGGCCCCCGACGGCCGCGGCCCGGGCAAGCCGGGCACCATCGCCCCCGGCGAAGAGGGCGGCCCGGAAGTCTTCGAGTCCGGCACGCACAATTTCGGCGAGACGTTCCCGAACCGCATCCACGCCTTCCTAGAGGACGTGAGCAACAACGTGCCGCGGCACGAGTTCCGCGCCTCGGGCCGGGACGCGCTGGCGGTGCTGGAGATCACCTTCGCGGCGATGGACAGCTACGAGCAGGGCGGCGCACTGGTACGCCCGCACCCGCTCCCGCCGCTGGAAGTGAAGCCGGAGGAGTTGCTGGGGTAGTCACGCGTGCAAGCTGGTACCGAGCGGCCGCGGCCCATTGGGCCGCGGCTGCTCGCTGTGCGCTGACTGATTCGACAAACCGCCCCTCTTGTGGCATACTACCCCAACAAGTCCAGCCGCCACCGTACGGGCCAGTGGTGCCCGTGCGGCTCTTGTGTTGCCTGCCGTACGGTCGCTCGGCCCAACCCCAATACCAACCACCGCAATCGCGTGTGCGTGAGGAGTTCTTTTCTATGCCCAAAGATGGTGACGTGTATCCCGATTTCACTCCCGGCCAGATCACCTTCGACCCCATCCCCCTGTTCACGTACCACGGCGACATCCAGGAGGCCATCGCCGAGGGGCTGAGCAAGGACGAGGCCCTGAAGCTGCTCGATCACATGCTGCACATTCGCTTCTTCGAGGAGATGATCGTCAGGCTCAAGGGCAAGAAGTTCAAGCCCCTGGTGGACTATAAGTTCATCGGCGCCACCCACCTGTCCATCGGCCAGGAAGCCGTCGCCGTCGGCGCCATCGGAGCCATCAACGCCGACGACTACATCACCTCTACCCACCGCGGCCACGGCCACTCCATCGCCAAGGGCGCCTTTGCCCTGGAGAAGCGCGACGTGGCGCAGCTCGCCGAGTTCATCGGTGAGGACGCCGCGAACTACGACATGTCCGACCGCAAGGGCGTGCTCGACTGCGCCATGCAGGAGCACCTCAACCGCACCATGGCCGAGCTGTTTGGCAAGGAAGAGGGCTACTGCCGGGGGCGTGGCGGTGGCATGCACATCGCCGACTTCCACGCCGGCCACCTGGGCGCCAATGCCATCGTCGGCGGCTCCTTCGCCATCGGCGCCGGCGCCGCCATGGCCGCCTCAATGCTCCAGGACGGCAAGGTCTGCCTGTGCATCGTCGGCGATGGCGCGACCAACAACGGCATCGCCCATGAGGCCATGAACTGGGCCGCTCAGGACCAGTTCGCAGAGGGTTGCCCGGTCATCTTCCTGGTCGAGAACAACCAGTACGGCATGACCGGCCAGCAGAAGGGCGAGGTCACGGGCATTGACTGGCTGGCCCAGCGCGGCGCCGGGTACAGCCGCGAGAACATGCACGCCGAGGTTGTCAACGGCATGAGCGTCCTGGCCGTGCGCGATGCCGTCACCCGCGCGGCGAAGCTGTGCCGCGAGGGCCAGGGCCCGGTGCTGCTCGAGTGCATCACCTACCGCTACATGGGCCACTCGCTGTCCGACGACCGCACCACCTACCGCAGCAAGAACGAGGAGAAGGCCTGGCAGGACATTGACCCCGTCGAGACCTACCAGAAGGCGCTGATCGAGAGTGGCATCGCCACGCAGGACCTGATTGACATCCACCGCAAGATCGCGCAGGAGCGCATTGACCGCGCCACGCTCTTTGCCTCCGAGGCGACCGATCCCGAT contains:
- a CDS encoding dehydrogenase E1 component subunit alpha/beta, whose product is MPKDGDVYPDFTPGQITFDPIPLFTYHGDIQEAIAEGLSKDEALKLLDHMLHIRFFEEMIVRLKGKKFKPLVDYKFIGATHLSIGQEAVAVGAIGAINADDYITSTHRGHGHSIAKGAFALEKRDVAQLAEFIGEDAANYDMSDRKGVLDCAMQEHLNRTMAELFGKEEGYCRGRGGGMHIADFHAGHLGANAIVGGSFAIGAGAAMAASMLQDGKVCLCIVGDGATNNGIAHEAMNWAAQDQFAEGCPVIFLVENNQYGMTGQQKGEVTGIDWLAQRGAGYSRENMHAEVVNGMSVLAVRDAVTRAAKLCREGQGPVLLECITYRYMGHSLSDDRTTYRSKNEEKAWQDIDPVETYQKALIESGIATQDLIDIHRKIAQERIDRATLFASEATDPDPATIYEGLSAETTSDDIDPKWATPQEALLAEYKPQRRDSTGSILARHAVIEALIEEMLRDQRVVLYGEDVADYGGAFQATRGIFEIFGRQRCFNAPISESAIIGTAAGAAMAGMRPVCELMYIDFILMTMDQTGNQAAKNRYMFGGKAKLPMVIRTTIGGGKGYAGQHSQSLEAVATMFPGLKVVAPSTAYDLKGLLKAAIRDDNPVVFIEHQNLYLVKDPVPEEDYTVPLGVGKVVREGTDITVVAYSWMMQRALEAADKAAEEGISVEIVDPRTLVPLDEDLINASVSKTGRLLCVQQAPEIGCYAEHIAYKAQEACFASLKAPVKIVAAHNTPPPMAATLEAEFLPSVDKILKGIQQTVGR